The Terriglobus roseus sequence CCGAGCAGCTTGTCGACGCCCTGCACGCGGATGGTGGAGGTGCCGGCGCCTTCGATCTTCGCGCCCATACCAATCAGCATGGCTGCCAGGTCGGTGACTTCCGGCTCCTGGGCGCAGTTCTCCATGACGGTCTCGCCTTCGGCCAGAGTCGCGGCCATCAGCAGATCTTCCGTACCGGTGACGGTGATCTTGTCAAAGACGATGTGTGCCCCCTTCAGGCGCTCCGTGCGTGCTTCGACGTAGCCGTACTCCTGAGTGATCTTGGCGCCCATCGCCTCAAGGCCCTTCAGGTGCAGATCGATGGGGCGATCACCGATGGTGCATCCGCCGGGCAGCGCGACACGGGCCATACCGGTGCGGGCGACGAGCGGTCCAAGCACCAGCGAGGACGCACGCATGGTCTTGACGATCTCGTACTTGGCCTGGGGGTCGCTGAGCACGGCGCACTGAATGGTGGTGCGATGCTGTGCGCGGCCGTAGCCCAGCTCGACCTGCGCGCCCATGGCTTCCAGCAGCTTGCGCTCGGTCTCGATGTCGCGGACCTGGGGAATGTTTTCCAGCACAACCTCGTCTGCGGTAAGGATGGCCGCAGCCATGCAGGGAAGTGCCGAGTTCTTTGCGCCGGAGACCTTGATGGTGCCGAGCAGGGGATTCCCGCCGCGGACGACAAACTTATCCATCGTTCGAGTTTACGAAAGAGTTACGAGGAAGATAGGTGCCGGGGGAGGTACTTTTCACACTGTTTGCCGTGCAACCCTGACATTGCAGTGACTTGAATCGGCAGAATGCATTGCGACGCCTTTAAATCTGTCCAAGGACTGCTGTCTGTAGGGACGAAACGAATCGTAAGGGCACGGCTTCAGCCGTGCCCTTACGATCCCACTCTATGGTGATACGGCCTGCGCCGTGGATGCGGATCGGCTTCATTGGTCCAGGACAGACGCCTGCAAACGGAATAGCGGTTAGACGGCTGGAGCGCCCGCCTTTTCGCGGGACTTTTCGTGGTGCATCTGCTTGAGCTGCTTCATCTGGTCGGGCGTCAGGATGTTGCTCATCTGCATGCGGGTGCTTTGGGCTATGGTGCGGCGCTGCTGTTTGCGCTGTGCCTCCGTCAGCGTGGTGTCGGCGCTCAAGGCCTCCATCTTGCTACGACGGTCGGCCAGAATCGGCTCCAGCTTTGCCGTCTGATCCGGGGACAGGCCAAGCTGCTGACTGATCTTCTGGGCAGCTTTGTGTGGGTCGTGTTTTCCGGCGTGCTTTGCCATGGGCGCTTCGTTCGCCTGTTGCGCGAAGGCCGAGGTTGCGGTGACGGAGAGTGTGCTGACAGCGAGAACGAGGGCGGCGAGGGACAGTGTGCGTTTCATCTTCGAACTCCTTGCGGCGGCGGTCAGGCCGCACTGCATTCATAGACACGCAGCGCAGCGATGGTTGCGCGCAACTTTCCATCGCTGCCGGGTTCGTGCAGCACTTTGCTGTAACTTGAAGGCATCAACACAAATTCAGAATGGGTGTGCTTCGCGGGCTTCAGTACTTCTGCGCGCGCATCGGGAGATTGCAATGAATCGACGGAGATTTCTTGGCAGCACGGCATTGGCAGCGGCGGCAGCACCGGGATTTCTCTACGGCCAGCGGCCTGAGACGCCCGCAATGCCTACCGGTGCTCTTCCGCCGTCGATTGCAGCGCTGAAGAATCGCAGGTCTGAAGCAAAGCCCATTACGAATGAAGAGCGCGCCGCACGTGTCGCTCGCGCGAAGGAACTGATGGCGCAGCAGGGCATCGCCGGGCTGGTGATGGTGGGTAGCACGTCGCTGGTGTATTTCACGGGCATTCGGACAGGAAATAGCGAGCGCATGTTTGCGTACGTCATCCCGGCGAAGGGGGACGCCTTCATCGTGTGTCCGTACTTCGAGGAAGAGCGTATGCGCGAGCGGCTGACGACCACTCCCGGTGGCGATAACACGCGCATCTACACCTGGAAAGAAGATGAGAGCCCTTACGCGCTGGTGAACAAGGGGCTTGCGGATCTGGGTCTACGCACGGGCAAGATCGGCGTCGAGGAGAAGACGCCTTACGTCTTTGCGAACGAGATCGCCAAAGCATGTCCCGGCATGCAGATGGTGGATGCAACGCCCGTAACCGCAGGCTGCCGCATGATTAAAAGCCAGCACGAGCTGGACCTGATGCGCCTTGCAAACCAGGTGACGCTGAAGGTGTATGAGGCAGCGTGGAAGGCCGGCCATCCCGGCATGACGACCGAGCAGTTCAGCAATCTTATGGGCGTTGCCTATATCCAGTCAGGCTTTCCAGGCTTTTCAAGCTGCGAGACGGGCATCTACAGCGCGCTGCCCCATGGTTCGATCAAGCCGCAGGTCATCAAGGAGAACGACATTGTTCTGATCGA is a genomic window containing:
- the murA gene encoding UDP-N-acetylglucosamine 1-carboxyvinyltransferase, which produces MDKFVVRGGNPLLGTIKVSGAKNSALPCMAAAILTADEVVLENIPQVRDIETERKLLEAMGAQVELGYGRAQHRTTIQCAVLSDPQAKYEIVKTMRASSLVLGPLVARTGMARVALPGGCTIGDRPIDLHLKGLEAMGAKITQEYGYVEARTERLKGAHIVFDKITVTGTEDLLMAATLAEGETVMENCAQEPEVTDLAAMLIGMGAKIEGAGTSTIRVQGVDKLLGVRHRINPDRIEAGTFLIAGAISGGDLNVDCCNPAHLAAVISKLEECGVRMDVGKDNIRVRSEGRGSLKAADISTVEYPGFPTDMQAQYMALATQAEGTSSVTENIFENRFMHVSELSRMGADIRVHGRTATITGRTPLQAAAVMCSDLRASASLVLAALVADGETILDRVYHIDRGYEHIEEKLRGVGAQIRRMGEVFGKR
- a CDS encoding M24 family metallopeptidase translates to MNRRRFLGSTALAAAAAPGFLYGQRPETPAMPTGALPPSIAALKNRRSEAKPITNEERAARVARAKELMAQQGIAGLVMVGSTSLVYFTGIRTGNSERMFAYVIPAKGDAFIVCPYFEEERMRERLTTTPGGDNTRIYTWKEDESPYALVNKGLADLGLRTGKIGVEEKTPYVFANEIAKACPGMQMVDATPVTAGCRMIKSQHELDLMRLANQVTLKVYEAAWKAGHPGMTTEQFSNLMGVAYIQSGFPGFSSCETGIYSALPHGSIKPQVIKENDIVLIDDGCTVEGYPADISRTWVYGKPTDKMLKVFDVVHAAQAAAAAAAKAGNEAQMVDTAARDVITKAGFGPDYKTFTHRLGHGIGMDGHEWTYLVRGNKTILQPNMTFSDEPGIYLKGEFGVRLEDDMIITANGGELFTPQSPSLTQPFGS